Proteins encoded in a region of the Marmota flaviventris isolate mMarFla1 chromosome 3, mMarFla1.hap1, whole genome shotgun sequence genome:
- the LOC114085648 gene encoding putative claudin-24, which yields MALAFRIATQSVGLSLSLLGWVLSIITTYLPHWKNLNLDLNEMENWTMGLWKTCVIQEEVGRQCKDFDSFLALPAELRISRILMFLSNGLGFLGLLVSGFGLDCLRIVDRQQDLKKRLLILGGVLFWTSGVTALVPVSWVAYLTVQEFWDETIPEIVPRWEFGEALFTGWSAGFSLLLGGCLLYCAACSTPAPGASGHYAVAEMQTRRLYLENGTTDPKV from the coding sequence ATGGCTTTAGCTTTTAGAATAGCTACACAATCTGTTGGGCTTTCATTATCTTTGCTGGGATGGGTTTTATCCATTATTACAACTTACTTGCCACATTGGAAGAACCTCAACCTGGacttaaatgaaatggaaaattggACCATGGGACTCTGGAAAACCTGCGTCATCCAGGAGGAAGTGGGGAGGCAGTGCAAGGACTTTGATTCCTTCCTGGCTTTGCCGGCTGAACTCAGAATCTCCCGGATTTTAATGTTTCTGTCGAACGGGCTGGGATTCCTGGGCCTGCTGGTCTCGGGGTTTGGCCTGGACTGTTTGAGAATTGTAGACAGACAGCAAGATCTCAAGAAGCGACTGTTAATCCTGGGAGGAGTTCTGTTCTGGACCTCGGGAGTCACAGCCCTCGTTCCAGTCTCCTGGGTTGCCTACCTGACAGTTCAGGAGTTCTGGGACGAGACCATCCCAGAGATTGTTCCCAGGTGGGAGTTTGGGGAAGCCCTCTTTACTGGCTGGTCTGCTggcttttctcttttgctaggAGGGTGTCTGCTCTACTGTGCAGCCTgttccaccccagcccctggagctTCTGGCCACTATGCAGTGGCAGAAATGCAAACTCGGCGCCTATATCTGGAAAATGGAACTACAGACCCTAAAGTGTAG
- the LOC114085645 gene encoding claudin-22-like → MMALVFRIAMQSIGLLFSLLGWVLACLTNYLPHWKNLNLDLNEMENWTMGLWKTCVIQEEVGRQCKDFDSFLALPAELRISRILMFLSNGLGFLGLLVSGFGLDCLRIADRQQDLKKRLLILGGVLFWTSGVTALVPVSWVAYLTVQEFWDETIPEIVPRWEFGEALFTGWSAGFSLLLGGCLLYCAACSTPAPGASGHYAVAEMQDHCQQLEMKNTNPKV, encoded by the coding sequence ATGATGGCTTTAGTCTTTAGAATAGCAATGCAGTCTAttggacttttattttctttgctgggaTGGGTTTTAGCCTGCCTTACAAACTATCTGCCGCACTGGAAGAACCTCAACCTGGacttaaatgaaatggaaaattggACCATGGGACTCTGGAAAACCTGCGTCATCCAGGAGGAAGTGGGGAGGCAGTGCAAGGACTTTGATTCCTTCCTGGCTTTGCCGGCTGAACTCAGAATCTCCCGGATTTTAATGTTTCTGTCGAACGGGCTGGGATTCCTGGGCCTGCTGGTCTCGGGGTTTGGCCTGGACTGTTTGAGAATTGCAGACAGACAGCAAGATCTCAAGAAGCGACTGTTAATCCTAGGAGGAGTTCTGTTCTGGACCTCGGGAGTCACAGCCCTCGTTCCAGTCTCCTGGGTTGCCTACCTGACAGTTCAGGAGTTCTGGGACGAGACCATCCCAGAGATTGTTCCCAGGTGGGAGTTTGGGGAAGCCCTCTTTACTGGCTGGTCTGCTGGCTTTTCTCTTCTGCTAGGAGGGTGTCTGCTCTACTGTGCAGCCTgttccaccccagcccctggagctTCTGGCCACTATGCAGTGGCAGAAATGCAAGATCACTGTCAACAACTAGAGATGAAAAACACCAACCCAAAAGTCTAA